A part of Halobacterium jilantaiense genomic DNA contains:
- a CDS encoding TVP38/TMEM64 family protein, giving the protein MASVGVVVVFAGLYLLVRQHLPFLTNGDELRAFVAGYGVLAPLVFIGLQAAQVLIAPVPGQITAFVSGYLFGGVLGTIYSLIGVTIGSAIAFWLSRRYGRPFVESVIQDDIMKRFDAFVDKAGLPSLFALFLVPGLPDDILCFVSGLTDIPLWKLITVMFLGRAPAYVLVNVSGASLADNNLSLTVALLIVVLGFSAWGVLRRDEIMDALS; this is encoded by the coding sequence GTGGCAAGCGTTGGGGTGGTAGTCGTTTTTGCTGGCCTGTACCTACTCGTGCGGCAACACCTGCCGTTCCTTACCAACGGTGACGAACTCCGAGCGTTTGTCGCTGGCTACGGTGTCCTCGCCCCGCTCGTATTTATCGGCCTTCAGGCCGCACAAGTACTTATCGCGCCAGTCCCAGGGCAGATAACGGCATTCGTGAGTGGCTATCTCTTCGGAGGCGTCCTCGGGACGATTTATAGTTTGATTGGCGTTACAATCGGGAGCGCGATCGCATTCTGGTTGTCCCGTCGGTACGGACGCCCCTTCGTCGAGAGCGTAATCCAAGACGACATAATGAAACGCTTCGATGCGTTCGTCGATAAGGCTGGACTCCCGAGCCTGTTCGCGTTGTTTCTCGTCCCTGGACTACCCGACGACATCCTTTGCTTTGTGAGTGGATTGACCGATATCCCGCTCTGGAAACTCATTACGGTGATGTTCCTTGGCCGAGCGCCCGCTTATGTGCTGGTCAATGTCTCGGGGGCAAGCCTCGCTGATAACAACCTCTCACTGACTGTAGCGCTCCTTATCGTGGTGCTTGGATTCTCTGCGTGGGGGGTCCTTCGACGCGATGAAATCATGGACGCCCTTTCGTAA
- a CDS encoding PAS domain-containing protein, translated as MTTTPDRAPDAHSRVLPLVADSGNRQLLEEWLDGHPTYEVVELADSIHETDFDICIIDRGAFEEHLDALQTKKSAAAPVLLPYLLLVPKSEQEIIDTDAGQLADNVVVDTIDEVVTLPMQQAELHWRLSALLRLRENSLTLREREQELERQVDLFQKAQDIADVGAWEYDARADKLWWTEEVYRIHGLSEDTDVSPDLSLQQYHPEDRPVIEDAFEAAVEEGEQYDVEVRLIDADDNQRWVRTRGEPQFRDGDLARVRGTIQDITERKEREHDLQRIKQAVESAGHSIFITDTDGTIEYANPAFEELTGFTPADVEGETPHVLNSGEMPAGYFDDLWSTIQAGDVWEEEIVNRRKNGETYTAIQTIAPVTDGDDIHAFVAVQDDITERKEREETLTRRTEAIDEAPVGIGIADPNRPDNPLIYVNNAFVEMTGYQREEVLDENCRFLQGEDTDPGRVADIREAIDSQRPVSAELRNYRKDGSEFWNRLDIAPVKDSNGDVVNWIGFQQDVTERKQRQEQLAVLDRVLRHNLRNDMNLVRGLAETIQSKAEGEIMTFAGEIIDTSDELLELTEKERQITTLLREEPSHEELDICECLQQVVSELTSEYPDAVITLDCPDAVTAQATVRLNQAIGELVTNAIIHNDSATPDVTVTATQVDGTVRIEISDDGPEIPEMEQQLLTGESAQTPLSHGSGLGLWLVKLIIARSNGTILVSGNPQAGNTVGIELQR; from the coding sequence GTGACAACGACACCTGACAGAGCACCCGACGCTCACAGCCGCGTGCTACCGCTCGTCGCGGACTCGGGCAACCGCCAGTTGCTCGAAGAGTGGCTCGACGGCCATCCCACGTACGAGGTCGTCGAGTTAGCCGACAGCATTCACGAGACCGACTTCGATATCTGCATCATCGACCGCGGAGCCTTCGAGGAGCACCTCGACGCGCTCCAAACAAAGAAATCAGCAGCAGCCCCCGTCTTGCTACCGTATCTCCTGTTGGTTCCCAAGTCCGAACAAGAGATCATTGATACAGACGCTGGCCAGTTGGCGGACAACGTGGTGGTGGATACAATCGACGAGGTTGTCACCTTGCCGATGCAGCAGGCCGAACTCCACTGGCGGCTGTCAGCGTTACTTCGGCTCCGAGAGAACTCACTCACGTTACGGGAACGTGAACAGGAACTTGAACGGCAAGTCGACCTGTTTCAGAAAGCCCAGGACATCGCTGACGTTGGAGCGTGGGAATACGACGCTCGCGCTGACAAGTTATGGTGGACCGAAGAGGTGTATCGGATTCACGGACTCTCGGAAGACACGGACGTGTCTCCGGATCTGAGCCTCCAGCAGTACCACCCTGAAGACCGACCAGTCATCGAGGACGCCTTCGAAGCGGCCGTCGAGGAGGGTGAACAGTATGACGTCGAAGTCCGGCTTATTGATGCGGATGACAATCAGCGGTGGGTTCGTACCCGGGGCGAACCACAGTTCCGCGACGGGGACCTGGCTCGCGTTCGCGGGACGATTCAGGATATCACCGAGCGCAAAGAGCGGGAACACGACCTCCAGCGGATCAAGCAAGCGGTCGAATCCGCGGGTCACTCGATTTTCATCACTGATACAGACGGGACAATCGAGTACGCCAACCCCGCGTTCGAGGAGCTGACCGGGTTCACTCCCGCGGACGTCGAGGGTGAAACACCACACGTGTTGAACTCGGGGGAAATGCCGGCGGGATATTTCGACGACCTCTGGAGTACTATTCAGGCCGGCGATGTGTGGGAAGAGGAGATCGTTAACCGACGGAAGAATGGCGAGACGTACACGGCGATCCAGACGATTGCGCCGGTCACCGACGGTGACGATATCCACGCGTTCGTGGCAGTCCAAGACGACATCACGGAACGTAAAGAGCGGGAAGAGACACTTACACGACGGACAGAGGCAATCGATGAAGCCCCGGTTGGCATCGGTATTGCTGACCCCAATCGGCCGGACAATCCACTCATATATGTGAATAATGCGTTTGTGGAAATGACGGGGTACCAACGCGAGGAGGTTTTGGACGAGAACTGTCGATTTCTTCAGGGTGAGGACACAGACCCGGGTCGCGTTGCCGACATCCGTGAGGCGATTGATTCTCAGAGACCGGTCTCAGCCGAGCTTCGGAACTACCGGAAAGACGGGTCGGAGTTCTGGAACCGCCTCGATATTGCGCCCGTGAAGGACAGTAATGGAGACGTTGTGAACTGGATTGGCTTCCAGCAGGACGTAACCGAACGGAAGCAACGCCAAGAGCAGTTAGCCGTGCTAGACCGAGTGTTGCGTCATAACCTCCGGAATGATATGAACCTCGTCCGAGGGCTCGCTGAGACGATCCAGTCGAAAGCTGAGGGCGAGATTATGACGTTTGCGGGCGAGATTATAGACACGAGCGATGAGCTCCTCGAGCTGACCGAGAAGGAACGACAGATAACGACCTTGTTGCGCGAGGAGCCATCGCATGAAGAGCTCGATATCTGCGAGTGCCTGCAGCAAGTTGTTTCAGAGCTAACATCGGAGTACCCGGATGCAGTAATCACTCTTGACTGCCCAGACGCAGTCACGGCTCAAGCGACAGTACGGTTAAACCAGGCAATCGGAGAACTCGTCACGAATGCCATCATCCACAATGATTCCGCAACACCTGATGTCACAGTCACGGCAACCCAGGTAGATGGGACAGTCCGAATCGAAATCAGCGACGACGGCCCAGAGATTCCTGAGATGGAACAGCAATTATTGACGGGTGAATCAGCCCAAACACCGCTATCCCACGGGAGTGGACTCGGGTTGTGGCTTGTCAAACTGATCATTGCTCGGTCGAATGGCACCATCCTAGTTTCAGGGAACCCCCAAGCCGGGAACACCGTCGGCATAGAATTACAGCGTTAA
- a CDS encoding sensor histidine kinase, whose protein sequence is MSDASTGGSTDRWGSPGSPARILSLLSHSGNQRVLTDWIHQQDRYEVVPDADADPAADTFDVCIIDEHSLHKYATELRSRTAAADAFLPVLLVSPRGASDSPETSPDGEADSSAWQLVDELLLTPIDTSELRRRLDTLTRVRAQSIALEQKTAQLLLLNRITRHDIRNDMNVISGWTEQLADHTDDAGEEIRKRILDSSQHVVDLTKAVREFVDTLQSAGDPDLQPVDLNRVVSEELTKRRSTFEDADFSVQGDIPDVHVRADDLLASVYRNLLNNAVQHNRSDTPRVEVTVSEHADTVVTTVTDNGPGIPQAQRDAVLGRTEQGLDHPAAGLGLYLVDTLVTQYGGTVQITDADLGGTRIGVELQNEAVTEANTSDNDT, encoded by the coding sequence ATGAGTGACGCATCAACCGGTGGCAGTACTGACCGCTGGGGGTCCCCGGGATCACCAGCCCGCATCTTGTCACTCCTCTCGCACTCCGGCAATCAGCGCGTCCTGACTGACTGGATACACCAACAGGACCGGTACGAAGTCGTCCCGGATGCCGACGCTGACCCCGCAGCCGATACCTTTGACGTCTGTATTATCGACGAGCACTCCCTCCACAAGTACGCCACCGAGCTCCGGAGCAGAACGGCGGCTGCCGACGCGTTTCTCCCGGTTCTCCTCGTGAGTCCTCGCGGTGCCAGTGATTCACCGGAGACGTCCCCTGATGGCGAGGCGGACTCGAGTGCCTGGCAGCTCGTTGATGAACTGCTACTGACACCGATCGATACGAGCGAGTTGCGGCGGCGGCTTGATACACTCACGCGTGTTCGAGCCCAATCAATCGCACTGGAGCAAAAGACAGCCCAGCTACTGCTGTTGAACCGTATCACGCGTCACGATATTCGAAACGACATGAACGTCATCAGCGGCTGGACTGAGCAACTCGCAGACCACACAGACGACGCGGGTGAGGAGATCCGCAAGCGAATCCTGGACAGCAGCCAGCATGTCGTTGATCTAACGAAAGCGGTCCGGGAATTCGTCGACACGCTCCAATCAGCCGGTGACCCGGATCTGCAACCGGTCGATCTCAACCGTGTGGTGTCCGAGGAACTCACGAAGCGACGCTCAACGTTCGAGGACGCCGACTTCTCAGTTCAGGGAGACATTCCAGACGTGCACGTCCGTGCAGACGACCTCTTGGCGTCGGTATACAGGAATCTCCTAAACAACGCTGTACAGCACAACCGCAGTGACACCCCGCGGGTAGAGGTCACTGTCAGCGAACACGCCGACACGGTCGTAACTACGGTCACAGACAACGGCCCGGGGATCCCACAGGCCCAGCGAGACGCTGTTTTGGGCCGAACCGAGCAGGGGCTTGACCATCCCGCTGCGGGACTCGGCCTGTATCTCGTTGATACACTCGTCACGCAGTACGGCGGAACAGTCCAGATTACGGATGCCGACCTGGGCGGCACAAGGATCGGCGTCGAACTCCAGAACGAAGCAGTAACCGAGGCGAATACCAGTGACAACGACACCTGA
- a CDS encoding ATPase domain-containing protein has protein sequence MDSGPNNQQSRISTGVPGFDSILNGGYLSETATLVRGPPGSGKSIFSLHFLAAGLDAGETGLYINLGEPEHYIEETARGFGLDIDRLDFLNLSASGDQFQGEETYTLFESSEVETPSLVENIRTEIQEINPDRVVIDPVTEFRYLTPDQHQFRSQILSLVKLLKNTGSTVLLTSQAADSMPDDDLQFLVDAVVNIDENEDRRTVRVSKFRGSSVRSGHHTLQISDEGLQVWPQLDPNRHEREHTSTKLSAGVPELDSLLSGGITTGTITFLSGPTGVGKTTTGLQFMKEAAGRGQRSVLYSFEEDRHTLFERAEAVNIPITDMIDQGTLTVEIIGPEELSVDEFTHRIRAEVEDNGAEIVMIDGTSGFEQSLRGVSADPMRDLVKIGRYLRNMGVTGLITNEVHQITGEFRATDQRMSFLADSIIVLRHVEYKGSLRKVIGVLKMRTSNYENQLRELEITEHGLRVGESLPELRGILTGTPTWNGHDE, from the coding sequence ATGGATTCAGGACCGAACAACCAGCAGTCGAGGATTTCGACTGGCGTTCCTGGCTTCGACAGTATCCTCAACGGTGGGTATCTCTCTGAGACTGCCACGCTCGTCCGCGGGCCGCCTGGTTCCGGTAAGTCGATTTTCTCGTTGCACTTTCTCGCGGCGGGGCTCGATGCCGGCGAGACGGGTCTGTACATCAACCTCGGCGAACCCGAACACTACATCGAGGAGACGGCCCGCGGTTTCGGCCTCGATATCGATCGCCTCGATTTCCTCAATCTCTCTGCCTCTGGCGACCAGTTTCAGGGTGAGGAGACGTACACTCTCTTCGAATCCAGTGAGGTCGAGACGCCGTCGCTTGTCGAAAACATCCGCACGGAGATTCAGGAGATCAATCCGGACCGCGTGGTCATCGACCCGGTCACTGAATTCCGGTACCTGACGCCCGATCAACACCAGTTCCGCTCCCAAATTCTAAGCCTCGTCAAACTCCTCAAAAACACCGGCTCAACCGTCCTACTTACGTCACAGGCCGCTGATTCGATGCCGGACGATGACCTGCAATTTCTTGTCGATGCTGTCGTCAACATCGACGAAAATGAAGACCGCCGAACCGTACGCGTCTCCAAGTTCCGCGGGTCATCGGTTCGGTCTGGTCATCACACGCTCCAGATCAGCGACGAGGGACTGCAGGTGTGGCCGCAACTCGACCCAAACCGCCACGAACGGGAGCACACCTCGACGAAACTCTCCGCAGGGGTTCCCGAATTAGACTCGCTGCTGTCCGGTGGAATTACTACGGGGACAATCACGTTCCTGAGCGGGCCGACCGGTGTCGGGAAAACCACGACCGGTCTCCAGTTCATGAAAGAGGCCGCGGGGCGAGGCCAACGCTCCGTTCTGTACAGCTTCGAGGAGGACCGACACACCCTCTTCGAGCGTGCGGAAGCCGTCAACATTCCCATCACCGACATGATCGACCAGGGAACGCTCACCGTGGAAATAATCGGGCCGGAGGAACTCTCTGTCGACGAATTCACCCATCGCATTCGAGCAGAAGTTGAGGATAACGGCGCGGAGATTGTGATGATCGACGGCACCAGCGGCTTCGAACAGTCGCTGCGTGGTGTCAGCGCAGACCCAATGCGTGATCTCGTCAAAATCGGTCGGTATCTCCGTAACATGGGGGTGACCGGCCTCATCACGAACGAGGTGCATCAGATAACTGGCGAGTTCCGTGCGACCGACCAGCGAATGAGCTTTCTTGCCGACAGCATCATCGTCCTGCGACACGTCGAATACAAGGGCTCGCTGCGGAAGGTCATCGGCGTGCTCAAGATGCGGACCAGTAACTACGAGAACCAACTCCGGGAACTAGAGATCACCGAACACGGGCTCCGCGTCGGCGAATCGTTACCAGAGCTCCGGGGCATCCTCACTGGAACACCGACGTGGAACGGCCATGATGAGTGA
- a CDS encoding cytochrome ubiquinol oxidase subunit I produces the protein MSPTPVLTTLGPGVMPFLSAELASRMQFGWTISVHIIFASLSIGLAPFIVYFTWKDVRTNDDRYARLRSFWVKVFAAGFVMGTVTGIPMSFQFGTNFPQFSEVAGELIGGPLTFEAKMAFFLEAVFLGVLLYGRERVRDRTYVLSSVLVGVGAWLSGFWILVVNAWMQTPRGYEMITRNGMEVAKLTDPLAAFLTPRMTWMYVHMMNASVISVALLVAGVSAYVIWKKPDTNAWNTALKLAVVLLVVSAPFQAIHGDAYGRHVEDTQPQKFAAMEAHYETGQADLHLLAFPKSASALTDPRAENLVTVSLPAVGSFLASGGDFDAEVIGLNEYEENPPVALVFWSFRFMVGLGFLFIGLALWGGYLTYRGRLSDSTRYLKAMIAASPLGYAALLTGWYVTEIGRQPWVIQGELKTSEAVSPTLTGTEATLTLVGFVVVYVGLILTALYILKWLVREELQALGVRESSDGRWHGPVPGVSDDD, from the coding sequence ATGAGCCCGACTCCAGTGCTGACAACCCTCGGCCCCGGGGTAATGCCGTTCCTCTCTGCGGAACTCGCTAGTCGCATGCAGTTCGGGTGGACCATCTCCGTTCACATTATCTTCGCGTCCCTCTCTATCGGCCTCGCACCGTTCATCGTCTACTTCACCTGGAAAGATGTCCGGACGAACGACGACCGGTACGCGCGACTGCGCTCGTTCTGGGTGAAAGTGTTTGCCGCCGGCTTCGTGATGGGGACAGTCACTGGAATTCCGATGAGCTTCCAGTTCGGTACGAACTTCCCGCAGTTCTCCGAAGTGGCCGGTGAACTGATCGGCGGCCCGCTGACATTCGAGGCGAAGATGGCGTTCTTCCTCGAGGCCGTGTTCCTCGGCGTGCTTCTGTACGGCCGTGAGCGCGTCCGAGACCGAACGTACGTCCTCTCGTCGGTACTCGTCGGCGTCGGAGCCTGGCTATCCGGATTCTGGATTCTGGTCGTCAACGCCTGGATGCAGACGCCACGGGGCTACGAGATGATCACCCGAAACGGGATGGAGGTCGCGAAACTGACCGACCCGCTCGCCGCGTTCCTCACCCCGCGAATGACCTGGATGTACGTCCACATGATGAATGCGTCAGTAATCTCAGTCGCACTGCTGGTCGCGGGCGTCTCCGCGTACGTCATCTGGAAGAAGCCCGACACCAACGCTTGGAACACCGCACTCAAGCTTGCTGTCGTGCTTCTAGTCGTTTCCGCACCGTTCCAAGCAATTCACGGCGACGCCTACGGCCGGCACGTCGAGGACACCCAGCCACAGAAGTTCGCCGCGATGGAGGCACACTACGAGACCGGTCAGGCTGATCTGCACCTACTCGCGTTCCCGAAGTCTGCCTCGGCACTCACTGACCCGCGTGCTGAGAATCTCGTCACCGTGAGTCTCCCCGCAGTCGGGTCATTCCTCGCCAGTGGCGGGGACTTCGATGCCGAGGTCATCGGATTGAACGAGTACGAAGAGAACCCACCCGTCGCGCTCGTGTTCTGGTCGTTCCGTTTCATGGTCGGGCTTGGGTTCCTGTTCATCGGGCTGGCGCTCTGGGGCGGCTACCTCACGTACCGAGGACGGTTGTCCGACAGCACACGCTACCTGAAGGCGATGATCGCGGCGTCGCCACTCGGCTACGCCGCACTTCTCACCGGCTGGTATGTCACCGAAATCGGTCGGCAACCGTGGGTTATCCAGGGTGAACTCAAGACTAGCGAGGCGGTCTCACCGACACTCACCGGGACAGAAGCAACACTAACGCTGGTTGGATTTGTCGTCGTTTACGTGGGGTTGATTCTGACAGCTCTGTACATCCTGAAGTGGCTGGTCCGCGAGGAACTCCAGGCGCTCGGCGTCCGGGAGTCTAGCGACGGCCGCTGGCACGGCCCGGTTCCGGGGGTGAGCGACGATGACTGA
- a CDS encoding cytochrome d ubiquinol oxidase subunit II, which yields MTESLLPVDAYLVESLPEIWFGAVLFALGMYVVLDGFDFGIGMLYATRTDEHERETFLAGFGPVWDANEVWLVAFGTMLLAAFPRVYSRLLADNYLLTIGFVLALLFRGLGPELREQRDDEQWQRYADYAFVGGSVFAPLLFGMLAGRWLFDGATLPMVLTGVGLVAVSVVTGAAFLAAKTEPGLAAELRTYGIGATVAYLGGVVVLLGTVVLTDAGGVADTILSGPVAAVVALSVAAGVGGSLLARRGQYRAWLVSALALPTLLTVLIALLLYPAIYPPTGLLVREAVVSPLALNLVTVLGFPVLVVVLWYFKFLYGVFSGPIEREGYGG from the coding sequence ATGACTGAGTCGTTGTTGCCCGTCGACGCCTACCTCGTTGAGTCGCTGCCGGAGATCTGGTTCGGCGCCGTGCTGTTCGCACTCGGGATGTACGTCGTCCTCGACGGCTTCGACTTCGGTATCGGGATGCTGTACGCGACCCGGACGGACGAGCACGAGCGAGAGACGTTCCTCGCGGGGTTTGGCCCAGTCTGGGACGCCAACGAGGTGTGGCTGGTCGCCTTCGGGACGATGCTGCTGGCGGCGTTCCCGCGAGTGTACTCTCGGCTACTCGCGGACAACTATCTGCTCACAATTGGGTTCGTCCTCGCACTGCTGTTCCGCGGGCTCGGTCCGGAACTGCGCGAGCAGCGCGACGACGAACAGTGGCAGCGGTACGCCGACTACGCCTTCGTCGGCGGCAGTGTGTTCGCCCCACTGCTGTTCGGGATGCTCGCCGGGCGCTGGCTGTTCGACGGGGCGACGCTGCCCATGGTGTTGACTGGCGTCGGCCTGGTTGCCGTCTCGGTCGTCACGGGTGCGGCGTTCCTCGCGGCTAAAACCGAGCCCGGCCTGGCAGCGGAGTTGCGTACGTACGGCATCGGCGCGACAGTGGCGTATCTCGGTGGGGTGGTTGTGCTGCTGGGAACGGTCGTCCTGACCGACGCAGGCGGCGTCGCCGACACGATTCTCTCGGGCCCCGTAGCAGCAGTGGTCGCTCTCTCAGTCGCCGCCGGAGTAGGCGGGAGTCTGCTTGCCAGGCGCGGCCAGTACCGGGCCTGGCTGGTAAGCGCGCTGGCGCTCCCCACGCTGTTGACTGTCCTGATAGCACTTCTGCTGTATCCGGCTATCTACCCGCCGACCGGCCTGCTGGTTAGGGAAGCGGTCGTGTCACCGCTGGCGCTGAACCTCGTGACAGTCCTCGGTTTCCCGGTGCTGGTGGTGGTGCTGTGGTACTTCAAGTTCCTCTACGGCGTGTTCAGCGGTCCAATCGAGAGAGAAGGCTACGGGGGATGA
- a CDS encoding DUF7471 family protein, whose translation MLQSVSDWLSGGEAAVLLAVLGLATLGTAVLFLTGLAGYRRRQSKVYLLVVSALGLLLARSIMGFGTVLDLVPMPVHHLVEHGSDFGVATLILYALYNGDSSSSVE comes from the coding sequence ATGTTGCAGTCGGTCAGCGACTGGCTGAGTGGCGGTGAGGCGGCCGTCCTGCTCGCCGTGCTCGGGCTGGCGACGCTCGGAACAGCAGTGCTGTTCCTGACAGGGTTGGCCGGGTATCGGCGACGACAGTCGAAGGTGTACCTGTTGGTCGTGAGTGCACTTGGGCTGCTCCTCGCCCGGTCCATCATGGGGTTCGGGACCGTCCTGGACCTCGTCCCAATGCCCGTCCACCACCTCGTCGAGCACGGATCGGACTTCGGAGTCGCGACGCTGATACTGTACGCGCTCTATAACGGTGACTCTTCATCGTCAGTGGAGTGA
- a CDS encoding winged helix-turn-helix transcriptional regulator, giving the protein MMDVRRAVDEHVESNPGVHFNELARNLDIATGQAQYHLRNLRKAGSLDVEEVRGRTHYFPPGYDPWEQRTIALLRRETVRSIIVAALEEPEPSAADLAADLDVARSTISWHVSTLIEADVAEKTYDQKGRSHITLTRPAETRQLLGEVTPSLPDRLVDRFTRLVDDTLVD; this is encoded by the coding sequence ATGATGGACGTGCGACGGGCAGTCGACGAGCACGTCGAGTCGAACCCGGGCGTCCACTTCAACGAGCTCGCGCGGAACCTCGACATCGCGACGGGGCAGGCCCAGTACCATCTCCGGAACCTCCGAAAAGCTGGCAGTCTCGACGTTGAGGAGGTCCGCGGACGCACGCATTACTTCCCACCGGGATACGACCCATGGGAGCAACGAACCATTGCGTTGCTCCGCCGTGAGACAGTCCGTAGTATCATTGTCGCGGCCCTCGAGGAGCCGGAGCCGTCCGCGGCGGACTTGGCAGCAGACCTGGACGTCGCGCGCAGCACGATCTCCTGGCACGTCTCGACGCTTATCGAAGCCGATGTCGCTGAGAAGACCTACGACCAGAAAGGACGGAGCCACATCACGCTGACGCGACCAGCGGAGACCCGCCAGCTGCTAGGCGAGGTGACGCCGTCGCTCCCGGACCGGCTGGTCGACCGCTTCACGCGGCTCGTTGACGACACGCTCGTGGACTGA
- the fni gene encoding type 2 isopentenyl-diphosphate Delta-isomerase — MTAQAPSETEDRKDDHLQIVQERDVETTGTGFDDVRLIHNALPELDYDAIDTSIDFLSHTLSAPIVIESMTGGHHNTTEINRALAQAASETGIAMGLGSQRAGLELDDEGVLESYTVVRDAAPDAFIYGNLGAAQLREYDLEMVERAVKMVDADALAVHLNFLQEATQPEGDVDGRNCLAAIERVSDALSVPIIVKETGNGISRKTARQLTAAGVDVIDVAGKGGTTWSGIEAYRAAAANAPRQKRIGTLFREWGIPTAASTIECVAEHDCVIASGGVRTGLDVAKAIALGAHAGGLAKPFLKPATDGPDAVIERVEDLIAELQTAMFVTGSGSIDELQQVDYVLQAETREYMEQRISSQ; from the coding sequence ATGACGGCACAGGCCCCCTCGGAGACAGAAGACCGAAAAGATGACCACCTTCAAATTGTTCAGGAGCGTGACGTCGAAACGACAGGCACGGGCTTCGATGACGTCCGACTAATCCATAACGCGCTTCCCGAACTCGATTATGACGCTATCGACACTTCCATCGACTTCTTGAGCCACACCCTATCCGCCCCAATTGTCATCGAGAGCATGACCGGTGGGCACCACAACACTACGGAGATTAATCGGGCGCTAGCCCAAGCCGCCAGCGAGACCGGTATCGCCATGGGTCTCGGTAGTCAGCGAGCAGGCCTCGAACTTGACGACGAAGGCGTCCTCGAATCGTACACTGTCGTCCGCGATGCTGCGCCCGACGCGTTCATCTACGGGAACCTTGGCGCTGCACAGCTCCGAGAGTACGACCTCGAAATGGTCGAGCGGGCAGTCAAGATGGTCGACGCCGACGCGCTGGCGGTCCATCTAAACTTCCTCCAAGAAGCCACACAACCCGAAGGCGACGTTGATGGCCGGAACTGTCTAGCTGCAATCGAACGAGTTTCTGACGCACTGTCGGTGCCGATTATCGTTAAAGAAACGGGTAACGGGATCTCCAGGAAAACTGCCCGGCAACTGACTGCAGCAGGCGTTGACGTGATCGACGTCGCTGGGAAAGGCGGGACGACCTGGTCTGGAATCGAAGCCTATCGAGCAGCGGCCGCGAACGCGCCGCGACAGAAACGCATCGGCACCCTGTTCCGGGAATGGGGCATCCCGACCGCTGCAAGCACGATCGAGTGTGTTGCTGAACACGACTGCGTAATTGCAAGTGGTGGTGTACGAACAGGATTGGACGTAGCAAAAGCAATCGCTCTTGGTGCCCACGCCGGCGGGTTGGCGAAACCGTTCCTGAAACCAGCCACAGACGGGCCAGACGCGGTCATCGAACGAGTCGAGGACCTGATTGCCGAGTTGCAGACCGCAATGTTCGTCACCGGTTCGGGTTCGATTGATGAGCTTCAACAGGTTGATTACGTGTTGCAGGCAGAAACCCGCGAGTACATGGAACAGCGGATTAGCAGCCAGTAG
- a CDS encoding outer membrane protein assembly factor BamB family protein: MGGVREYFEDETTVEGACDGSPGAWPTAGGDSGRTGHTDTAPPATDADAVDLLAGIHEDGRQQVAAALPVVADGTAYVPVTSGLIAVNLEPLRDGAHWTYDLDEQIEAVPLSTCGVVLVPGLNRLAAVDQGTGERYWRVSSGSREATSVASRDETIFLAGPSLRAIDVRTEDRLWSVDGGDHSTTGASTAQRTSMGGVASTATISMVNSGGISHLGRLSGRRPCGMGRSGLRTIGEPGVRSKSSGNAGYETGMVSFTHRSASS, from the coding sequence ATGGGTGGCGTTCGTGAGTACTTCGAGGACGAGACCACTGTGGAGGGCGCTTGTGATGGTTCCCCTGGTGCGTGGCCAACCGCTGGTGGTGATTCCGGTCGCACCGGCCACACTGATACTGCTCCTCCGGCTACTGACGCCGACGCTGTCGATCTGCTTGCTGGCATCCACGAGGATGGACGACAGCAAGTTGCGGCCGCACTACCAGTCGTCGCAGACGGGACAGCATACGTGCCGGTGACGAGTGGGCTCATTGCGGTCAATCTTGAGCCCCTGAGGGATGGGGCGCACTGGACGTACGACCTCGACGAGCAGATCGAGGCGGTGCCACTGAGTACGTGTGGGGTTGTGCTCGTGCCCGGGCTGAATCGCCTAGCTGCGGTAGATCAGGGGACTGGTGAGCGGTATTGGCGTGTTAGTTCTGGGAGTCGAGAGGCGACGTCCGTTGCGTCGCGTGATGAGACGATCTTCCTCGCGGGGCCGTCTCTGCGTGCTATCGATGTGCGGACGGAAGATCGCTTGTGGAGCGTTGATGGTGGGGACCACTCGACAACAGGCGCGTCTACAGCACAGAGAACGTCAATGGGTGGGGTGGCATCTACGGCCACGATCTCGATGGTGAACAGCGGTGGCATCTCTCATCTGGGAAGATTGTCAGGTCGGCGTCCGTGCGGGATGGGACGGTCTGGGTTGCGGACAATCGGGGAACCTGGTGTCCGGTCTAAAAGCTCAGGAAACGCGGGTTATGAAACTGGTATGGTTAGTTTTACGCATAGGTCTGCCTCGAGTTGA